Proteins encoded within one genomic window of Vulgatibacter sp.:
- a CDS encoding M50 family metallopeptidase, with protein sequence MNLLVAILVFGLLIAIHEAGHFLVARWAGMRVERFSIGFGPALATFRRGETEWRIGILPIGGYVKIAGMNPAEEAESDPGDPASYANKPAWKRLLVILAGSFMNYVLAWVLLVGLLLAGAAQLQLDTTEVGAVMPDMPAAAAGLQAGDEIVAVDGKQVEDFRSVAESLAERKAQNVSLTVERDGRRFELPVVTNELGQIGIRPPETIVSYGVAEAVQRATTFVVVGSLAIVQGIVDLVRGEAQGGLMGPVGIASEVARQAERGMRWLLGIAVNLSIALGFFNLLPIPALDGGRAAFILVEMVRRKPVDARAEAWVHLIGFVVLLGLILVVTVGDVGRLTAQ encoded by the coding sequence TTGAACCTACTCGTTGCCATCCTCGTCTTCGGCCTGCTCATCGCCATCCACGAAGCAGGTCACTTCCTCGTCGCTCGCTGGGCCGGCATGCGGGTGGAGCGCTTCTCCATCGGCTTCGGTCCCGCCCTCGCCACCTTCCGGCGGGGCGAGACCGAGTGGCGGATCGGCATCCTCCCCATCGGCGGCTACGTGAAGATCGCCGGGATGAACCCTGCCGAGGAGGCCGAGAGCGATCCCGGCGACCCCGCCTCGTACGCCAACAAGCCCGCCTGGAAGCGGCTGCTGGTGATCCTGGCGGGCTCCTTCATGAACTACGTGCTCGCCTGGGTCCTGCTGGTGGGCCTGCTCCTCGCCGGCGCTGCGCAGCTGCAGCTCGACACCACCGAGGTCGGCGCGGTGATGCCCGACATGCCCGCTGCTGCGGCAGGGCTGCAGGCAGGCGACGAGATCGTGGCGGTGGACGGCAAGCAGGTGGAGGATTTCCGCTCCGTGGCCGAATCCCTCGCCGAGCGCAAGGCGCAGAACGTGTCGCTCACCGTCGAGCGCGACGGGCGCCGCTTCGAGCTGCCGGTGGTGACCAACGAACTCGGCCAGATCGGCATCCGCCCGCCGGAGACGATCGTCTCCTATGGCGTCGCCGAGGCGGTCCAGCGCGCGACCACCTTCGTGGTGGTCGGCTCCCTCGCCATCGTGCAGGGGATCGTCGACCTCGTCCGCGGCGAGGCGCAGGGCGGCCTCATGGGCCCGGTCGGCATCGCCAGCGAGGTGGCCCGGCAGGCGGAGCGGGGCATGCGCTGGCTCCTCGGCATCGCGGTGAACCTCTCGATCGCCCTGGGCTTCTTCAACCTGCTCCCGATCCCCGCCCTCGACGGCGGCCGCGCCGCCTTCATCCTCGTCGAGATGGTCCGCCGCAAGCCCGTCGACGCCCGCGCCGAGGCCTGGGTCCACCTCATCGGCTTCGTCGTCCTCCTCGGCCTCATCCTCGTCGTCACCGTCGGCGACGTCGGCCGCCTCACCGCCCAGTAA
- a CDS encoding HAD family hydrolase produces the protein MKKLLAFDLDGTLVDSRHDIAASANAALEAVGLPRRPADEIVRFVGGGARNLVARSVEPHIEKLEAALEAWHRHYSAHLLDTTRPYPGIAALLDELAPRFLLAVATNKPGRYARTICEALFPGRFVQVIGGDEGPRKPDPALLDRIAAAQGMPIAAYVGDMPIDRQTAAAYGCRFVGVTWGFGSFDAACPVAGDAAALRDLLAEGYMGRP, from the coding sequence ATGAAGAAGCTCCTCGCCTTCGATCTCGACGGGACCCTCGTCGACTCCCGCCACGACATCGCCGCCAGCGCCAACGCCGCCCTCGAGGCGGTGGGCCTTCCGCGCCGGCCGGCGGACGAGATCGTCCGCTTCGTCGGCGGCGGCGCCCGCAACCTCGTGGCCCGCTCGGTGGAGCCGCACATCGAGAAGCTCGAGGCGGCGCTGGAGGCCTGGCACCGGCACTACTCCGCCCATCTCCTCGACACCACCAGGCCCTACCCCGGCATCGCCGCGCTGCTCGACGAGCTCGCGCCCCGCTTCCTGCTCGCCGTCGCCACCAACAAGCCGGGGCGTTATGCCCGCACGATCTGCGAGGCGCTCTTTCCCGGCCGCTTCGTGCAGGTGATCGGCGGGGACGAGGGGCCCCGCAAGCCGGATCCGGCCCTGCTCGATCGGATCGCCGCCGCGCAGGGGATGCCGATCGCCGCCTACGTCGGCGACATGCCGATCGACCGGCAGACCGCAGCGGCCTACGGCTGCCGTTTCGTCGGCGTCACCTGGGGTTTCGGCAGCTTCGACGCTGCGTGCCCGGTCGCCGGCGATGCTGCAGCGCTCCGCGACCTGCTCGCAGAAGGTTACATGGGGCGCCCCTGA
- a CDS encoding molybdenum cofactor biosynthesis protein MoaE gives MRITVLYFAAAREAAATDSEIIELAADADVAALLSALGTLHPALLPVLPRCRVAIGHDFAPADATLAPGAEVAIIPPVAGGTAPICRLSEQPLSLDEAVASVRGRDAGAIVTFTGQVREASRGREVVRLDYEAFGPMAEKQLRAIAAECGAKWPGSRVAILHRTGTLEIGAIAVVIAAAAPHRAEAFAACRHAIERLKEEVAIWKKEHFTDGTEWVGLGP, from the coding sequence ATGCGGATCACCGTGCTCTACTTCGCCGCCGCCAGGGAGGCGGCTGCGACCGACAGTGAAATCATCGAACTGGCAGCAGACGCCGACGTGGCGGCGCTGCTCTCTGCTCTCGGCACCCTGCACCCTGCCCTGCTGCCGGTGCTGCCCCGCTGCAGGGTCGCCATCGGCCACGACTTCGCGCCGGCGGACGCGACCCTCGCCCCTGGCGCCGAGGTGGCGATCATTCCGCCGGTGGCAGGGGGAACCGCGCCGATCTGCAGGCTCTCCGAGCAGCCCCTCTCCCTCGACGAGGCGGTGGCGTCGGTCCGCGGCAGGGATGCGGGCGCCATCGTCACCTTCACCGGCCAGGTCCGCGAGGCGAGCCGCGGCCGCGAGGTGGTCCGCCTCGACTACGAGGCCTTCGGCCCCATGGCGGAGAAGCAGCTCCGCGCCATCGCCGCCGAGTGCGGGGCGAAGTGGCCGGGCAGCAGGGTCGCCATCCTCCACCGTACCGGGACCCTCGAAATCGGCGCGATCGCCGTGGTCATCGCAGCGGCGGCGCCCCACCGGGCCGAAGCCTTCGCCGCCTGCCGCCACGCCATCGAGCGCCTCAAGGAGGAGGTGGCGATCTGGAAGAAGGAGCACTTCACCGACGGCACCGAATGGGTGGGGCTGGGGCCCTGA
- a CDS encoding uracil-DNA glycosylase family protein, whose amino-acid sequence MADTWTDDLVAALRPLRFGPPVTHVYNPLEYARAPWDRYVERWGAGRREVLLLGMNPGPFGMAQTGVPFGDVGMVRDWLGIEAAVGKPAVENPKRPIVGFACPRSEVSGTRLWGFFRETFGTPERFFARFFVANYCPLVFMEASGRNVTPDKLPAAERAPLFAACDEALRRIVDELQPRLVIGVGGFAEKRAREALGGRNLQLGCILHPSPASPAANRGWGEVVRRQLAGYGVELPPPAA is encoded by the coding sequence ATGGCCGATACCTGGACCGACGATCTCGTCGCCGCGCTGCGCCCGCTCCGCTTCGGACCGCCGGTGACCCATGTCTACAACCCCCTCGAATACGCCCGCGCCCCCTGGGATCGCTACGTCGAGCGCTGGGGGGCGGGACGGCGCGAGGTGCTACTCCTCGGCATGAACCCCGGCCCCTTCGGCATGGCCCAGACCGGCGTGCCCTTCGGCGACGTGGGCATGGTGCGCGACTGGCTCGGGATCGAGGCGGCGGTCGGCAAGCCTGCGGTGGAAAATCCGAAGCGGCCGATCGTCGGCTTCGCCTGCCCGCGTAGCGAGGTGAGCGGCACGAGGCTCTGGGGCTTCTTCCGCGAGACGTTCGGCACGCCGGAGCGCTTCTTCGCCCGCTTCTTCGTGGCCAACTACTGCCCGCTCGTCTTCATGGAGGCGTCGGGCCGGAACGTCACCCCCGACAAGCTGCCCGCGGCGGAACGGGCGCCGCTCTTCGCCGCCTGCGACGAGGCGCTGCGCCGGATCGTAGACGAGCTGCAGCCGCGGCTGGTGATCGGCGTCGGCGGCTTCGCCGAGAAGCGGGCCCGCGAGGCCCTCGGGGGCAGGAACCTCCAGCTGGGCTGCATCCTCCATCCCAGCCCGGCGAGCCCCGCAGCCAACCGGGGCTGGGGCGAGGTGGTGCGCAGGCAGCTCGCCGGCTACGGCGTGGAGCTCCCGCCGCCTGCGGCGTAG
- a CDS encoding response regulator: MKILIADDDDSVRRLLALEVRSLGHEVVEASDGAMAVERAFEVQPQAVFLDVLMPRLNGFDALAQLKERGFGGKVVIITALSSTTTERLEAGAAPDAMLAKPFRKKDVARVLEQLVAGG; this comes from the coding sequence GTGAAGATCCTCATTGCCGACGACGACGATTCCGTGCGCCGCCTGCTCGCCCTCGAGGTCCGTTCGCTCGGGCACGAGGTGGTCGAGGCCAGCGATGGCGCCATGGCGGTGGAGCGCGCCTTCGAAGTCCAGCCACAGGCCGTCTTCCTCGACGTGCTGATGCCGCGGCTCAACGGCTTCGACGCCCTGGCGCAGCTCAAGGAGCGCGGCTTCGGCGGCAAGGTGGTGATCATCACCGCCCTCTCCTCCACCACCACCGAGCGGCTCGAGGCAGGCGCCGCCCCGGACGCGATGCTGGCCAAGCCCTTCCGCAAGAAGGACGTGGCCCGGGTCCTCGAGCAGCTCGTCGCCGGGGGCTGA
- a CDS encoding endonuclease/exonuclease/phosphatase family protein, protein MPTPLRIVSYNVRYFGHAVRGLASTRAGKRGIATALAQLDPVPDLICLQEVETSSIRSNLGRPRVKADQTQLESFMESLELAYQARGMELPFEALYFRAHTYKLGDVSLYTTGLAVLVNLETLRVDMHNAEAPTGITHYHVARWKDRKQSRICAHLQLADGEGRPLHLFNTHLSLPTPFAREYWSVKEKMGHGVNQLHEAKRLAEFVRERSKGEPFVVCGDFNSPPGSPVYKLLREEAGFVGVQEQLGQIHPGTPRAFPTAGFMRLRMHLDHLFCSRDVRWLDLEGTHPFGQGPFAGLSDHMPLIGRFRIEHPVPAELGPETQHR, encoded by the coding sequence ATGCCCACGCCCTTGCGGATCGTCAGCTACAACGTCCGGTACTTCGGCCACGCGGTGCGCGGCCTGGCCAGCACCCGGGCAGGTAAGCGGGGGATCGCCACCGCGCTGGCGCAGCTCGATCCCGTCCCCGATCTGATCTGCCTGCAGGAGGTCGAGACCTCCTCGATCCGCAGCAACCTCGGGCGCCCGCGGGTGAAGGCGGATCAGACGCAGCTCGAGTCCTTCATGGAGAGCCTCGAGCTCGCCTACCAGGCCCGCGGGATGGAGCTGCCCTTCGAGGCGCTCTACTTCCGGGCCCATACCTACAAGCTCGGCGACGTATCGCTCTACACCACCGGCCTCGCGGTGCTGGTCAACCTGGAGACGCTGCGGGTCGACATGCACAACGCCGAGGCGCCCACGGGGATCACCCACTACCACGTGGCCCGGTGGAAGGACCGCAAGCAGAGCCGCATCTGCGCGCACCTGCAGCTCGCCGACGGCGAGGGGCGGCCGCTCCACCTCTTCAACACCCACCTCAGCCTGCCCACCCCCTTCGCCCGCGAGTATTGGTCGGTGAAGGAGAAGATGGGCCACGGCGTGAACCAGCTCCACGAGGCGAAGCGGCTCGCAGAGTTCGTGCGCGAGCGCTCGAAGGGCGAGCCCTTCGTGGTCTGCGGTGATTTCAACTCGCCGCCGGGCTCGCCGGTCTACAAGCTCCTGCGCGAGGAGGCGGGCTTCGTCGGCGTGCAGGAGCAGCTCGGCCAGATCCACCCCGGCACGCCGCGCGCCTTCCCCACCGCGGGCTTCATGCGGCTGCGGATGCACCTCGACCACCTCTTCTGCAGCAGGGACGTCCGCTGGCTCGATCTGGAGGGGACGCATCCCTTCGGCCAGGGCCCCTTCGCCGGCCTCTCCGATCACATGCCGCTCATCGGCCGCTTCCGGATCGAGCACCCCGTGCCGGCGGAGCTGGGGCCGGAGACGCAGCACCGCTGA
- a CDS encoding AMMECR1 domain-containing protein — protein sequence MDAINDTLAEALLVFTRALLHATVEGGAAPATSLPETAVGGLFVTLYDEAGEVRGSRGTTAPPSMPLAELAAEVAKGAAFDDPRFPPIEAAELQRCRIAVTVLGPPERIRSPEPIEPGVTALKVTGDLFSGTTLPEVGWGRGWDAATYLAFACRKAGLHALAWEREETEVLAYRSSRAAEPF from the coding sequence ATGGATGCGATCAACGACACCCTCGCCGAGGCCCTCCTGGTCTTCACCCGCGCCTTGCTCCACGCGACCGTGGAGGGCGGTGCCGCGCCGGCGACCTCCCTGCCGGAGACGGCGGTGGGCGGCCTCTTCGTCACCCTCTACGACGAGGCGGGCGAGGTTCGCGGTTCCCGGGGCACCACCGCCCCCCCTTCGATGCCGCTCGCGGAGCTGGCTGCGGAGGTGGCGAAGGGCGCCGCCTTCGACGACCCCCGCTTCCCGCCGATCGAAGCGGCGGAGCTCCAGCGCTGCAGGATCGCGGTGACGGTGCTGGGACCGCCCGAGCGGATCCGTTCGCCGGAACCGATCGAGCCCGGCGTCACCGCCCTCAAGGTCACCGGCGACCTCTTCTCGGGGACCACCCTTCCCGAGGTGGGCTGGGGCCGCGGCTGGGACGCCGCGACCTACCTGGCCTTCGCCTGCCGCAAGGCGGGCCTCCACGCCCTGGCGTGGGAGCGGGAGGAGACGGAGGTCCTCGCCTACCGCTCCTCCCGCGCTGCAGAGCCCTTTTAG